TCGTCGCTGAACTCGGTCGTCCAGGCGTGCGTCGCCGACAGGTGGTACGCCTCGTTGAAGGCGTCGACGCACGTCTTCCAGTTGCACTCGATCTCGATCGTGCAGTCGTAGGCGACCTTCCAGCGCTCGAAGCCGTAGGGGTCGAGGTGCCCGGGCACGACGCCGAGGTAGTCGCGCAGCGGCGGCGCGTCCGGGTCGAGGCAGACGAACACGAAGCCGGCCCACGTCTCGCAGCGCACGGGCCGCAGCGACAGCTGCGCCGCGTCGACGCCCTGTGGGAAGCAGTGCGCGTCGAGCGCCTTCTCGAGCGCGCCGTCGATGCCGTACTCCCAGCCGTGGAACAGGCAGTGGAAGCGCTCGGCGTGTCCGCGCCCCGGCTCGCGCAGGCGGTTGCCGCGGTGCATGCAGACGTTGTGGCGGGCGGCGAGCGAGCCGTCGCGCTGGCGCACGACGAGCAGCGACTCGGGGCCGATCTCGAACGTGAAGTAGTCGCCGGGCGACGGGGCGTCGGACGCGCGCCCCGCACACAGCCACACCTTCGTCCACATGTGCTCCCACTCGAGCTCGGCGAACGCGGCGCTCGTGTAGCGCTCCTTCGGGATCGGGACGTAGGCGAGGTCGGGCGCGGGCGCGCGCTCCATCGGCGTCGGCATGCGGCAGCTCCTCGTTCGTCGGGCGGCGCGCCGCGCGCGGCGCCGGCGCGGGGCGCCGACACGCGCGGTGGGCGCGCCGCCTTCGTGGCGGGCCGATCCTACCGCGGCGCGCCGCCCGGATCGCGCGCGAGCGCGAGCAGCGCGACCCAGCCGGCGACGAGGCAGAGGCCGCCGAGCGGCGTCACGGGCCCGAGCCAGCGCGGCGCGCCGAGCGCGAGCGCGTAGAGCGAGCCCGAGAAGAGCGCGACGCCCGCCGTCCACAGCGCGGCCGGCGCGGCGACGGGGCGCCCGGTGGCGCTCGCGTAGAGCGCGAGCGCGAGCAGCGCGACGGCGTGCAGCAGGTGGTAGTCGACGGCCGTGCCCCAGACCTCGAGCTGGCGTGCCTCGAGCCGCGCGCGCAGCGCGTGCGCGCCGAAGGCGCCGAGCGCGATGCCCGTCGCGCCGAGCACCGCGGCGACGTGCGTCCACGCCGAGAGCGCGCGCACGCCTAGCGTCCCGCGCCCGGCGCGGCCGCGCCGCCCGAGGCCTGCGTCCCGTCGCCGTCGCGCGCGGGGCGGAAGTACGGGACGGCGAGCTCGTCGTCGATCGCGACGGCGTAGGCCTCGACGCGCATGCCGACGTGCACGTCGTCGACCGCGCACCCGGTCACGTTCGCCATC
This genomic interval from Myxococcota bacterium contains the following:
- a CDS encoding DUF423 domain-containing protein, translated to MRALSAWTHVAAVLGATGIALGAFGAHALRARLEARQLEVWGTAVDYHLLHAVALLALALYASATGRPVAAPAALWTAGVALFSGSLYALALGAPRWLGPVTPLGGLCLVAGWVALLALARDPGGAPR
- a CDS encoding aromatic ring-hydroxylating dioxygenase subunit alpha yields the protein MPTPMERAPAPDLAYVPIPKERYTSAAFAELEWEHMWTKVWLCAGRASDAPSPGDYFTFEIGPESLLVVRQRDGSLAARHNVCMHRGNRLREPGRGHAERFHCLFHGWEYGIDGALEKALDAHCFPQGVDAAQLSLRPVRCETWAGFVFVCLDPDAPPLRDYLGVVPGHLDPYGFERWKVAYDCTIEIECNWKTCVDAFNEAYHLSATHAWTTEFSDDVNTLYDCYDHHTRMIFPEVQASPRHPGAGTVTPAIKEMFLARVGVDPKTFTGGPAEARAAYAEAIRKIAPTLGADVSELNESQLCDDFHYTVFPNMTFNTHSLFTWVFTHRPHPDDPNRMYFDFLSLMNAPGVDVPRPEKEHYSTANGDTLDGKCDGGGLIDEDLYNLPRIQAGMRSAAFRALHLCTQEVRILHHHDTLMGYIERGRARAARG